Below is a genomic region from Persicimonas caeni.
CGAAGTGCTCCAAGACTTCCACGGCGGCCGGATCGCCCTCGTCGACAATGGCTGCGATGGCTTCTTTACGCTGCTTGCACTCGTTGTTGTGGCGAAGCTCGATGCCGAGTTGGCGCCATTCGTCGAGGTCGTCGAGCCGTCCGGTGTTCTCGAGCACGTCACGGGCGCGGTCGCGCACCGCCGAGCGGCCTGCATAGGTGGCCAGTTCGGCCAACTTGCGGGTGACGTGGGCGGTGTCGAGGTGGTCTTCGACCAGCTTGCGTGCGTGCTCGGCGCGGTGGTCGCTGCGGTCGGAGAATCGCTCGAGGACATGTTCGACGAGGACGGCGTCGTTGGCATACAGGGGCTCTTTGTCGAGCGCTTTGGCGTAGTGGTCGACGCTGGCTTGCCATCGGCCGCGTTCGCCGTTGACCCGGCCGCGCAAATAGTCGACGTGGGGGCTTTGGGCGAACTCTTTGTCGACTTTCTCGAGCGCTTCGAGCGCGGCGGTGGTTCGTCCCTCTTTGATATCCTCGAGCACCGGGACCAGCCCGGCGCTCTTCAAGAAGTCGCTACGTTCGCTGGTCAAATCACGTTCGACAGCTTCGCGCTCCTCTTCGGTCTGAGGTCCGCTCAGCCCGGTCGCGATCACGACAATCGGCAGGGCAAAGAGCGCCAGGAGCACCGCAGCGGTCAACGCCAATGTGATGCCCTGGGTGGCCGCGCTCTGTTGGCGAAGCCATCTCCAGGCACGCTCGATGTGCGGGTAGGCGAGTTCGCCGGCACGTGGCACCGCTTTGGTGATGCTGTCGAGTGAGCGGGACGCCGCCGCGGTCGTGGACGGGACCAGATTCGGTGCCGGTGGCTCTTCGAGAAGCTCGTCGTGCAGCGCCTGGGCGCTCGGCGGGCGCTTGGGAGGAGACTTGGAGAGCAGGCGCTCGACGAGGTTGGCCAGATGAACAGGAATATCGGCGTCGCCGGCGACTTTGGCGAGCGGCTCGGGCTGCTCGGTCAGGTGCATCGCCATGACGCGCGCGGGGCTGTCGTCGTCGAACGGCGGCCGGCCGGCGAGCATCTCGTACAGGATGACGCCGAGGCTGTAGAGGTCGGAGCGTCCGTCGACTTCGCCGCCGGCGGCCTGCTCGGGGGACATGTACCGGGGCGTGCCCCACACCGTGCCGGCCTTGGTCAGTTGCGCCTCTTCGTGCTCCT
It encodes:
- a CDS encoding serine/threonine-protein kinase, which codes for MTDEQPTVEAGAVPSELAAPSDTLTGELLSGRYLVQDCLGEGAMGAVYRAEHTLMKKTVAVKVLRPQITQRQELVERFQREAQAAANIDHPNICSASDFGRMDDGTFFLVIEYLEGRTLEDELAEHGRLAPDRATHIAAQIASALARAHKLDVVHRDLKPENIMLVEREGDADFVKILDFGVAKVRLTEEHEEAQLTKAGTVWGTPRYMSPEQAAGGEVDGRSDLYSLGVILYEMLAGRPPFDDDSPARVMAMHLTEQPEPLAKVAGDADIPVHLANLVERLLSKSPPKRPPSAQALHDELLEEPPAPNLVPSTTAAASRSLDSITKAVPRAGELAYPHIERAWRWLRQQSAATQGITLALTAAVLLALFALPIVVIATGLSGPQTEEEREAVERDLTSERSDFLKSAGLVPVLEDIKEGRTTAALEALEKVDKEFAQSPHVDYLRGRVNGERGRWQASVDHYAKALDKEPLYANDAVLVEHVLERFSDRSDHRAEHARKLVEDHLDTAHVTRKLAELATYAGRSAVRDRARDVLENTGRLDDLDEWRQLGIELRHNNECKQRKEAIAAIVDEGDPAAVEVLEHFADKGRTGCGLLNLEDCYGCIRDDLKKGIEALDAQK